The following proteins are co-located in the Moraxella nasovis genome:
- a CDS encoding PHP domain-containing protein has translation MKYDLHSHSTCSDGTYPPDQLIHKASLAGITMFALTDHDTVSGLCQARSTAESLGVQFINGVEISCTHALSGGYGKHKQINQIIHVVALDFDDVKQMDKALQALQESRHNRGFAIIQKLGQLLGANNADHSELTELLWQKVLVKTDGNPQAVGRAHIAQVLYELGFVPTIQSAFDKYLADGKAAYVAIDAMNMEQAIALIHQCGGLAVLAHPTRYGLSATRTRRLIEDFANLKGDACELPNGEPDSLRAMVDRSIASHGLLVSVGSDFHGENMPWRKIGSTSIPKPEQIGVWEKFGAASYTP, from the coding sequence ATGAAATATGATCTACACAGTCACAGCACATGTTCAGATGGCACTTATCCACCTGATCAACTTATTCATAAGGCAAGTCTAGCAGGCATTACCATGTTTGCTCTGACAGATCACGACACTGTATCTGGGCTATGCCAAGCACGCAGTACTGCCGAGAGTCTGGGCGTACAGTTCATCAATGGCGTTGAGATAAGTTGCACGCATGCTTTATCTGGTGGCTACGGCAAGCATAAACAGATCAATCAGATAATCCATGTGGTGGCACTAGACTTTGATGATGTGAAGCAGATGGATAAAGCCTTGCAAGCCTTACAAGAAAGTCGCCATAATCGGGGTTTTGCTATTATCCAAAAGTTAGGTCAGCTATTAGGCGCTAATAACGCCGATCATAGTGAATTAACTGAGCTTTTATGGCAAAAAGTATTGGTAAAGACAGATGGTAATCCACAAGCGGTGGGCAGGGCACACATCGCCCAAGTTTTGTATGAGCTTGGATTTGTACCAACCATTCAATCGGCTTTTGATAAGTATCTTGCAGACGGTAAAGCTGCCTATGTTGCAATCGATGCCATGAATATGGAGCAGGCGATAGCACTGATTCATCAGTGTGGTGGTCTTGCTGTATTGGCTCACCCGACACGCTACGGACTGTCAGCAACTAGAACCAGAAGGCTGATTGAAGATTTTGCAAACTTAAAGGGTGATGCGTGTGAATTACCAAATGGCGAGCCAGACAGCTTAAGGGCGATGGTAGATCGCAGTATCGCATCCCATGGGCTGCTTGTTTCTGTTGGTAGCGATTTTCATGGAGAAAATATGCCTTGGCGTAAGATTGGTTCAACCTCTATTCCTAAGCCAGAGCAGATTGGGGTCTGGGAGAAGTTTGGTGCAGCTAGTTACACCCCTTAG
- a CDS encoding type II toxin-antitoxin system RelE/ParE family toxin, whose translation MKDFFGDINSVGGGVHELRFHDGAGYLVYYVIRGNVVVVLLCGGDKDSQQDDIKKAKLLSSEIDNENE comes from the coding sequence ATGAAGGATTTTTTTGGCGACATTAATTCAGTCGGTGGTGGTGTTCATGAATTAAGATTTCATGACGGGGCGGGTTATCTTGTGTATTATGTTATTCGTGGCAACGTGGTAGTTGTTTTGCTGTGTGGTGGCGATAAAGATAGCCAGCAAGATGATATTAAAAAAGCCAAATTGTTATCATCGGAGATTGACAATGAAAATGAGTGA
- the ftsZ gene encoding cell division protein FtsZ has protein sequence MSTYGLADSSQFDTDGQARLIVFGVGGGGGNAVNHMINQGAKGVTFVGINTDRQALDTLATPNKLQLGKGLGAGGNPEVGREAAEGDEEDIRAFLEGYDMVFITAGMGGGTGTGAAPVVARIAKELGILTVAVVTTPFTFEGKRRIMAAKDGVEQLVQHVDSIITIPNEKLQQVHRNLTVKDAFKKADDVLLHAVNGLAQAITSEGYMNLDFQDVRTAMAARGHAMMGVGRASGENRAREATEKAIRSPLLDDLRLENAKGLIINITAADLKMDEVGEAAEVVESITDLDNANIFYGFVEDESMDDDIHITVIATGLTMDDKPKTASSASGYQSALSMSKGQPSAQVRPAAKPINIADYLQNRQQGDDE, from the coding sequence ATGTCTACATATGGTTTAGCAGACAGTTCACAATTTGATACAGATGGTCAAGCACGCCTTATCGTGTTCGGTGTCGGTGGTGGTGGCGGTAATGCGGTAAACCACATGATCAACCAAGGTGCAAAAGGTGTGACCTTTGTCGGCATTAATACTGACCGCCAAGCTTTAGATACGCTTGCTACGCCAAATAAATTACAGCTTGGTAAAGGCTTAGGTGCAGGCGGAAACCCTGAAGTTGGTCGTGAGGCTGCAGAAGGCGACGAAGAAGATATCCGTGCATTTTTAGAAGGTTATGACATGGTATTTATCACCGCTGGTATGGGTGGTGGTACAGGTACTGGTGCTGCCCCTGTAGTTGCACGTATTGCAAAAGAATTGGGGATCTTGACAGTTGCTGTGGTAACCACGCCTTTTACTTTTGAGGGTAAAAGACGTATCATGGCAGCTAAAGATGGCGTAGAACAGCTTGTGCAGCACGTGGATTCTATCATTACCATTCCAAATGAAAAGCTCCAACAAGTGCATCGCAACCTTACAGTAAAAGATGCGTTTAAAAAAGCAGATGATGTATTATTACACGCTGTGAATGGTCTAGCCCAAGCGATTACTTCAGAAGGATATATGAACCTTGACTTCCAAGACGTGCGTACTGCAATGGCAGCACGTGGTCATGCAATGATGGGTGTAGGACGTGCTAGTGGTGAAAATCGTGCTCGTGAAGCCACCGAAAAAGCCATCCGTTCGCCGCTACTTGATGATTTGCGTTTAGAAAATGCCAAAGGGCTAATCATTAATATCACAGCTGCCGATCTGAAGATGGATGAAGTGGGCGAAGCTGCTGAAGTGGTTGAAAGTATTACCGATCTTGACAATGCAAACATTTTTTATGGCTTTGTTGAAGATGAGAGCATGGATGATGATATCCACATCACTGTGATTGCAACAGGTCTTACAATGGACGACAAGCCAAAAACAGCTTCATCAGCGTCTGGCTATCAAAGTGCACTTTCTATGTCAAAAGGTCAGCCGTCAGCCCAAGTTCGTCCAGCGGCTAAGCCTATTAATATCGCTGATTATCTACAAAACCGCCAGCAAGGCGATGATGAGTAA
- the recA gene encoding recombinase RecA, with translation MDENKEKALKAALAQIEKQFGKNTIMHLGDESAKIDVDVISTGSLGLDIALGIGGLPKGRIIEIFGPESSGKTTLTLQTIAECQKQGGTCAFIDAEHALDPIYARKLGVDIDKLMVSQPDNGEQALEIADMLVRSGAVDMIVVDSVAALTPKAEIEGEMGDSHMGLQARLMSQALRKITGNAKRSNCMVIFINQIRMKIGVMFGSPETTTGGNALKFYASVRLDIRRIGSVKEGEEIVGSETRVKVIKNKMAPPFRQTEFQIMYGEGINRLGEVIDLGVDIGAIGKSGAWYSYGDGKIGQGKANTVKYLKDNLHIAQEVETKIRTEKLGSVTATNDSDEPPEFIEGMEDSNVF, from the coding sequence GTGGACGAAAATAAAGAAAAGGCATTAAAAGCCGCTCTAGCCCAAATTGAAAAGCAATTTGGTAAAAATACCATCATGCACTTAGGTGATGAATCTGCCAAGATTGATGTTGATGTCATCTCCACAGGCTCACTTGGGCTTGATATCGCCCTTGGGATTGGTGGACTGCCAAAAGGTCGTATCATTGAAATCTTTGGACCTGAAAGCTCAGGCAAGACCACGCTAACCCTGCAAACCATCGCCGAATGCCAAAAACAAGGTGGTACTTGTGCTTTTATCGATGCTGAACATGCTTTAGACCCTATTTACGCTCGTAAATTAGGCGTTGATATTGATAAACTGATGGTATCTCAGCCTGATAATGGCGAACAAGCTCTTGAGATTGCTGATATGCTTGTGCGTTCTGGTGCAGTAGATATGATTGTCGTGGATTCTGTTGCCGCCTTAACCCCAAAAGCTGAGATTGAAGGCGAGATGGGTGACAGTCACATGGGACTGCAAGCTCGCCTAATGAGCCAAGCTTTACGCAAAATTACAGGTAATGCCAAACGTTCAAACTGCATGGTTATCTTTATTAACCAAATTCGTATGAAAATTGGCGTAATGTTCGGTAGCCCAGAGACCACAACAGGTGGTAATGCTTTAAAGTTCTATGCGTCCGTACGCCTTGATATCCGTCGTATTGGCTCAGTTAAAGAAGGCGAAGAGATAGTTGGCTCAGAAACCCGTGTTAAAGTTATCAAAAATAAAATGGCACCTCCGTTTCGCCAAACCGAATTTCAAATCATGTACGGCGAAGGCATTAATCGACTCGGTGAAGTTATTGATTTGGGTGTGGATATTGGAGCGATTGGCAAATCTGGTGCATGGTACAGCTATGGCGATGGTAAAATCGGTCAAGGCAAGGCAAATACTGTCAAATACCTAAAAGATAATCTGCACATCGCCCAAGAAGTTGAGACAAAAATCCGTACCGAAAAGCTTGGGTCAGTAACCGCTACTAATGACAGTGACGAACCACCTGAGTTTATCGAGGGCATGGAAGATAGTAACGTATTTTAA
- the murC gene encoding UDP-N-acetylmuramate--L-alanine ligase has product MPNSTNVKTLPKQLIEIPEMRRIGNIHFVGIGGAGMCGIAEVLANQGYTVTGSDIKESAATRRLESLGVTVFIGHDSKNIQNADVLVVSSAIDKTNPEIQTALQARLPVVRRADMLGELMRYRHSIAVAGAHGKTTTTSLLTMILTEAGLDPTYVIGGKLNASGKNASLGSSRYLVAEADESDASFLSLRPMASIVTNIDEDHMDTYGGSFEKLKQAYIQFLHNMPFYGLAVVCGDDEDLYGMIDDIARPVLTFGLKEHNDVQAVDLVVDGTRTHFTVLRKDREPLRLTLNIPGEHNVYNALAAITLATDEGVDDGAIIRAVGKFAGVGRRFEQQADVSVDGGNVLLIDDYGHHPAEVQATIKAARQSYPDRRLVMMFQPHRYSRTRDCFDDFVDALSQVDELLLLEVYSAGESPIVGADTKALARSIRLRGQVEPTLVDNDNLPETMKRILKGGDLLITQGAGNVGQICQDLAKNELFLEK; this is encoded by the coding sequence ATGCCAAATTCAACCAACGTCAAAACCCTACCCAAACAACTCATAGAAATCCCCGAAATGCGACGTATCGGCAATATTCATTTTGTCGGTATCGGTGGGGCAGGGATGTGCGGTATTGCCGAAGTGCTTGCCAATCAAGGCTACACCGTTACAGGCTCAGACATCAAAGAAAGTGCGGCAACGAGACGTTTAGAAAGCCTTGGCGTAACCGTCTTTATCGGACACGACAGTAAAAATATCCAAAATGCGGACGTGCTGGTCGTCTCATCTGCCATTGACAAGACCAACCCTGAGATTCAGACTGCCCTACAAGCTCGCTTGCCTGTGGTTCGCCGTGCCGATATGCTGGGCGAGCTTATGCGATACCGCCATTCTATTGCGGTGGCAGGGGCTCACGGTAAGACCACGACTACAAGCCTTTTGACGATGATTTTGACCGAAGCAGGGCTTGACCCCACTTATGTGATTGGCGGTAAATTAAACGCATCTGGCAAAAATGCATCTTTGGGAAGCTCTCGCTATTTGGTGGCAGAAGCGGACGAGTCGGACGCATCGTTTTTGTCGCTACGTCCGATGGCAAGTATCGTTACCAACATTGACGAAGACCACATGGATACCTATGGGGGCAGTTTTGAAAAATTAAAACAAGCTTATATTCAGTTTTTGCACAATATGCCCTTTTATGGCTTGGCGGTGGTGTGTGGCGATGATGAAGACTTGTACGGCATGATTGACGACATCGCACGCCCTGTCTTGACTTTTGGGCTAAAAGAGCATAATGACGTGCAAGCGGTGGATTTGGTGGTGGACGGTACTCGCACGCATTTTACCGTGCTAAGAAAAGACCGTGAGCCACTTCGCTTAACGTTAAATATCCCAGGCGAGCATAACGTTTATAACGCCCTTGCTGCCATTACCCTTGCCACCGATGAAGGTGTGGACGATGGGGCAATTATCCGTGCGGTGGGTAAATTTGCAGGCGTGGGACGGCGGTTTGAACAGCAGGCGGACGTGTCGGTGGACGGTGGCAACGTGCTACTTATTGACGACTACGGTCATCACCCTGCCGAAGTTCAAGCCACCATCAAGGCGGCTCGCCAAAGCTATCCTGATCGCCGCTTGGTGATGATGTTCCAGCCGCACCGTTATAGCCGCACCCGAGATTGCTTTGATGATTTTGTCGATGCATTATCGCAGGTAGATGAGTTGTTGTTATTAGAGGTGTATTCAGCGGGAGAATCACCGATTGTGGGGGCAGATACAAAAGCACTGGCTCGTAGTATCCGCCTAAGAGGGCAAGTTGAGCCGACACTTGTGGATAACGATAATTTGCCTGAGACTATGAAGCGTATATTAAAGGGTGGCGATCTGCTTATCACGCAAGGAGCAGGCAATGTGGGGCAGATTTGTCAAGATTTAGCAAAAAATGAGTTGTTTTTAGAAAAATAA
- a CDS encoding DUF3427 domain-containing protein translates to MTANFQLNKKYKRSDVLDLIGVPKDENGYRGGVYATGYFKFENAYYLFVNIGIEGRTGHDYDNKFLSDDEIYWFAKSNAKMGQSQIQELLNPKTSINLFYREANRDDFTYFGKVKAISYQDMKPVQITWRIVGDN, encoded by the coding sequence ATGACTGCTAATTTTCAATTAAATAAAAAATACAAAAGAAGTGATGTTTTGGATTTGATTGGCGTGCCAAAAGATGAAAATGGTTATCGGGGCGGGGTTTATGCAACTGGATATTTTAAGTTTGAAAATGCCTATTATTTATTTGTAAATATTGGCATAGAAGGCAGAACGGGTCATGATTATGACAATAAGTTTTTGTCTGATGATGAAATATACTGGTTTGCAAAAAGCAATGCCAAAATGGGACAATCTCAAATACAAGAATTGTTAAACCCAAAAACATCAATCAATCTATTTTATCGTGAAGCCAACAGAGATGATTTTACTTATTTTGGTAAAGTTAAAGCAATATCTTATCAGGATATGAAACCAGTTCAAATTACTTGGCGTATTGTCGGCGACAATTAA
- a CDS encoding cell division protein FtsQ/DivIB, translated as MSDTSSKSLNLKFWHAALILVVLLVVFGFTVARLINNAPARPIAVDSHNLSTVQAKNIEEIAQSFGDVQFFNADLTAIHQAVSQLAWVERVSVVRDWYQGVLISVTPRQAVANFGSDRLIDTNAVVYVPADSQELMNKKLVNLYGEDVQSHQIMQKMQRINEWYAPLGLTARDLILTPRQTWVVRFENGLRVIVDYENTDQKLYMLATLLGSNFKSDISKIQSVDLRYKNGFAIAWKSQSADKT; from the coding sequence ATGAGCGACACATCTTCCAAAAGTTTGAACCTTAAATTCTGGCATGCCGCTCTTATCTTGGTGGTGTTGCTTGTTGTTTTTGGTTTTACAGTAGCTCGGTTAATTAATAATGCTCCTGCAAGACCAATTGCGGTGGATAGTCACAATCTAAGTACAGTACAAGCTAAAAATATTGAAGAGATTGCTCAGTCATTTGGCGATGTTCAGTTTTTTAATGCAGACCTTACTGCCATTCATCAGGCGGTAAGTCAGTTGGCTTGGGTTGAGCGAGTAAGCGTAGTAAGAGACTGGTATCAAGGCGTACTAATTTCTGTTACCCCAAGACAGGCTGTCGCAAATTTTGGCAGTGATCGCTTGATTGATACCAATGCTGTGGTATATGTCCCCGCTGATAGCCAAGAGCTTATGAATAAAAAGCTCGTCAATCTTTATGGGGAAGATGTGCAGTCTCATCAGATTATGCAAAAAATGCAACGAATCAATGAATGGTATGCACCGCTTGGATTAACTGCAAGAGATCTGATTTTAACACCTAGACAGACTTGGGTAGTTCGATTTGAGAATGGCTTGCGAGTCATTGTTGATTATGAGAATACCGATCAAAAGCTTTACATGCTGGCAACTTTACTGGGCTCAAACTTTAAGTCTGATATCTCAAAAATTCAGTCGGTAGATTTGCGTTATAAAAATGGTTTTGCGATAGCATGGAAGAGTCAATCTGCTGATAAAACTTAG
- a CDS encoding D-alanine--D-alanine ligase has translation MNKIDVKKFGKVAVVCGGFSAEREVSLNSGKAVLNALLSKGVDAHHFDPKDADISELKHFDRVFNVLHGTFGEDGSLQGVLDGFGVPYTGCGVLASAIAMDKFRCRLLWQSLDLPNVPYVVLHDDSDFDQVEMDFGLPLFVKPAAEGSSVGVVMIEKAGELAKIYPTLKQYHGEILAEKAITGGEYTLSLLGDKALPSIRMIPKNKFYDYEAKYLRDDTIYQCPSDLTAEQEQQMSVLAKRAFTAVGGVGWGRVDFLKDTDGKLYLLELNTVPGMTDHSLVPMAAKQVGIDFADLCINILEQTL, from the coding sequence ATGAATAAAATTGATGTAAAAAAATTTGGCAAAGTTGCTGTGGTTTGTGGTGGCTTTAGTGCCGAGCGTGAGGTATCACTAAACAGTGGAAAAGCGGTGCTAAACGCCCTTTTGTCAAAAGGTGTAGATGCACACCACTTTGATCCAAAAGACGCTGACATCAGCGAGCTAAAGCACTTTGATAGAGTCTTTAATGTGCTGCATGGCACTTTTGGCGAAGATGGTAGTTTACAAGGCGTGCTTGATGGTTTTGGTGTGCCTTATACAGGCTGTGGCGTGTTAGCTTCTGCCATCGCCATGGATAAGTTTCGTTGTCGCTTGCTGTGGCAATCTTTGGATTTGCCGAACGTGCCTTATGTGGTGCTCCATGATGACAGTGATTTTGATCAGGTGGAGATGGATTTTGGGTTGCCGTTATTTGTCAAGCCAGCTGCCGAAGGTTCATCGGTGGGCGTGGTGATGATTGAAAAGGCAGGCGAGCTTGCCAAAATCTATCCTACTTTAAAGCAATATCATGGCGAGATTTTGGCAGAAAAAGCCATCACAGGCGGTGAATACACACTATCGTTATTGGGTGATAAAGCCTTGCCTAGCATTCGCATGATTCCAAAAAATAAATTTTATGATTATGAAGCCAAATACTTGCGTGATGACACCATCTATCAATGCCCATCTGATTTGACCGCCGAGCAAGAACAGCAGATGAGTGTGCTTGCCAAGCGTGCCTTTACTGCGGTAGGTGGCGTAGGTTGGGGGCGAGTGGATTTTTTGAAAGATACAGATGGTAAGCTGTACCTATTAGAACTAAATACCGTCCCCGGCATGACAGACCATTCGCTTGTGCCAATGGCGGCAAAGCAAGTTGGTATTGATTTTGCTGATTTGTGCATCAATATTCTTGAGCAGACTTTATAG
- a CDS encoding GNAT family N-acetyltransferase, giving the protein MFHYKINDALSLTLVHSSFASQMNDIVNVQKDYLGKWLPWANNFSENSYREFVKFALHQYADDKAIHTHIIYDDKIIGAVSLNNIYHHLKKAEIGYWLHQEYQGRGIMTLAVRAIMDIAKDTYGMDVVDIKAGEHNTPSRQVAERLGFEFCGIIANNENVNGEIINHAVYMYRF; this is encoded by the coding sequence ATGTTTCATTATAAAATCAACGACGCATTAAGCCTAACCTTAGTACATTCATCATTTGCCAGTCAAATGAATGATATTGTTAATGTCCAAAAAGATTATTTGGGCAAATGGCTACCGTGGGCGAATAATTTTAGCGAAAATAGCTATCGTGAATTTGTCAAATTTGCCTTACACCAATATGCTGATGATAAAGCCATTCATACTCATATTATTTATGATGATAAAATCATCGGGGCGGTGAGTTTAAATAACATTTATCATCATCTAAAAAAGGCGGAGATTGGCTATTGGCTACACCAAGAGTATCAAGGGCGTGGTATCATGACCCTTGCTGTGCGTGCGATTATGGATATTGCCAAAGATACTTATGGCATGGACGTGGTGGACATTAAGGCAGGTGAGCATAATACCCCAAGCCGACAAGTCGCCGAGCGATTGGGATTTGAGTTTTGTGGTATCATTGCCAATAATGAAAACGTCAATGGTGAGATTATTAACCATGCGGTTTATATGTATCGGTTTTGA
- a CDS encoding regulatory protein RecX, whose translation MSKIKTLDEILAEMNNPTSAKNLAPKTFTHTPATPQSSLVAQDNTKAITSTTPIKAVNNLNPKHADNHQLTQLLSDVKKEPIYQNNKAVNRLRWLAFYYLSNRELSTKQLRQKLLDKDQDPKMVEALLVEFAKKGYQSDERCACMLVREGVRRGRGKKHIAHSIKKAGITLAYSIDEMIAKAGVDVLDDTILHTDDQTEQVAVSWLKLAVEARCKKYGNHLPKDQKDKARQLRFLQYRGFDNGVCFDALKYTLDTLDEID comes from the coding sequence ATGAGTAAAATCAAAACCCTAGACGAAATTTTGGCAGAAATGAATAACCCCACTTCTGCCAAAAATTTAGCACCAAAAACATTTACGCATACCCCAGCTACCCCACAATCATCGCTCGTTGCCCAAGATAATACCAAAGCAATCACGTCAACTACCCCCATCAAAGCTGTCAATAATTTAAACCCCAAGCATGCAGATAATCATCAGCTTACTCAGCTACTAAGCGATGTTAAAAAAGAGCCTATTTACCAAAACAATAAAGCGGTGAATCGCCTTAGATGGCTGGCATTTTATTATCTATCTAATCGTGAACTCTCTACTAAGCAATTACGCCAAAAATTACTAGATAAAGACCAAGACCCTAAAATGGTGGAAGCTTTATTAGTAGAATTTGCTAAAAAAGGCTACCAAAGCGATGAACGATGTGCCTGTATGCTGGTGCGTGAAGGCGTGCGGCGTGGTCGTGGCAAAAAGCACATTGCTCATAGTATTAAAAAAGCAGGCATTACCTTAGCCTACTCAATTGATGAGATGATTGCCAAGGCAGGCGTTGATGTGCTTGACGACACCATATTGCACACCGATGACCAAACCGAGCAGGTAGCGGTGAGCTGGCTAAAGCTTGCTGTTGAAGCACGCTGCAAAAAATACGGCAATCATTTGCCAAAAGATCAAAAAGATAAAGCTCGTCAATTAAGATTCTTACAGTATCGTGGGTTTGATAATGGCGTATGTTTTGATGCCTTAAAGTACACACTTGATACCCTAGATGAAATTGACTAA
- the murG gene encoding undecaprenyldiphospho-muramoylpentapeptide beta-N-acetylglucosaminyltransferase, with protein sequence MMNVLIMAAGTGGHVFPALAVADELAKQGVTIHWLGTPNGMENELVAKHGYVFHAIDMQGVRGKGVAKFVKLPIMLTKAVVQVLKIIKDNNVQASVGFGGYVTAPGGLATKLAKKKLIIHEQNAIVGMSNRHLARHADQVLQAFDGAFDFMADSLGQRLHTVGNPVRESIAKLPKPSERYYPNDKSPLKLLVIGGSLGAMAINNAIVELLKISKRPLSVRHQCGKANHQDMLVAYSQAGVDLNFHTLELTPFIDDMAAAYAWADVVVCRAGALTVTEIASVGVAPIFIPLPHAVDDHQTANAKSLTEHGAGILLPQNELSGEKLAQILGNLDRQKCLDMATNARAFAKTDTTTQVADIVERVVKA encoded by the coding sequence ATGATGAATGTATTAATCATGGCAGCAGGCACAGGCGGACACGTTTTTCCTGCGTTAGCGGTGGCAGACGAGCTTGCCAAGCAGGGGGTGACCATTCACTGGCTTGGCACACCAAACGGCATGGAAAATGAGCTGGTTGCTAAGCATGGGTATGTATTTCATGCCATTGACATGCAAGGCGTGCGTGGCAAAGGCGTGGCAAAATTTGTAAAACTGCCCATCATGCTGACAAAGGCGGTCGTCCAAGTGCTAAAGATTATCAAAGATAATAATGTCCAAGCATCTGTGGGTTTTGGTGGCTATGTGACTGCACCTGGCGGGCTTGCTACTAAGCTTGCCAAAAAGAAACTCATCATTCACGAGCAAAACGCCATTGTGGGTATGAGTAATCGTCATTTGGCACGCCATGCTGATCAAGTGTTGCAGGCATTTGATGGGGCGTTTGATTTTATGGCAGATTCATTGGGTCAGCGTTTACATACGGTTGGCAATCCTGTGCGTGAATCGATTGCCAAGCTACCTAAGCCAAGCGAGCGTTATTATCCTAATGATAAGTCACCCCTAAAGTTATTGGTTATTGGCGGTAGTCTTGGTGCGATGGCAATAAATAACGCTATTGTCGAGCTGCTAAAAATCAGCAAACGTCCTTTATCTGTACGCCATCAGTGCGGTAAAGCCAACCATCAAGATATGCTGGTTGCTTATTCTCAAGCAGGGGTTGATTTAAACTTCCATACGCTTGAGCTTACCCCCTTTATTGATGATATGGCAGCCGCCTACGCTTGGGCGGACGTGGTGGTGTGTAGAGCAGGGGCTTTGACGGTAACGGAGATTGCCAGCGTGGGCGTTGCTCCGATTTTTATCCCATTACCGCACGCTGTGGACGACCACCAAACCGCCAATGCCAAGAGTCTAACCGAGCATGGGGCAGGGATTTTGTTGCCCCAAAATGAACTGTCGGGCGAAAAACTTGCACAGATTCTAGGCAATCTTGACCGCCAAAAATGCCTAGACATGGCAACTAACGCCCGAGCCTTTGCCAAAACAGACACGACTACGCAAGTGGCGGATATTGTGGAGCGTGTGGTTAAGGCATGA
- the ftsA gene encoding cell division protein FtsA, producing the protein MMQNLKVAIHLSSTAVYTAVGCFDGSPENRRVKVAGVGLAHTDGFFQGRVEHRDHLLGAISKSVQEACDMAGVQVYSACLSFASSGMKSSNSSCSIVIESDITDELGKVEKEHILAAYDRASQKLYNQDRSLFQMIRQCVYVDGQVTKDAVGMLANKIKVASHVISLPKNYHGQIQHVIEPSGFEVEAMLFDGVVSAEYALTKEEREQGVCFIDIGAGTTKVCVYYQGVLLFTHCLDMGGHAVTLDIASELGLSPQDAERLKIQHGGVVIEPADRATFITYKKSTGDEVTISLHRLMSIIEARYHLIFDELAKVFDEQGLFAIFGSNIVLAGEATKAKGLSGFLAKKWSVAARRIEPNKQVSVSVGAKGLSDEQILSLQEHLKSTKLHSVIGSLMYQQSEQFMRDDSASLYYFEEKNGVFDKVVQGWKSFTQNIKNWV; encoded by the coding sequence ATGATGCAGAACCTGAAGGTTGCGATACATTTAAGCTCGACTGCAGTTTATACAGCGGTCGGCTGTTTTGATGGATCGCCAGAGAATCGCCGAGTGAAAGTAGCGGGCGTTGGGCTTGCTCACACGGATGGCTTTTTTCAAGGTAGAGTAGAGCACCGTGATCATCTATTGGGAGCGATTAGTAAATCTGTACAAGAAGCTTGCGATATGGCAGGCGTGCAGGTGTATTCAGCTTGCTTATCATTTGCATCATCAGGAATGAAATCGAGCAACTCATCATGCAGTATTGTTATTGAGTCTGACATTACAGATGAGCTGGGCAAGGTAGAAAAAGAACATATTTTAGCAGCCTATGACCGAGCAAGTCAGAAGCTTTATAATCAAGATCGCAGCTTATTTCAAATGATTCGTCAATGCGTTTATGTTGATGGACAGGTGACAAAAGATGCAGTCGGTATGCTTGCCAATAAAATCAAAGTCGCAAGCCATGTTATTAGTCTGCCAAAAAACTATCATGGACAAATTCAGCATGTCATTGAGCCTTCTGGGTTTGAAGTTGAGGCAATGTTGTTTGATGGCGTAGTGAGTGCTGAGTATGCCTTGACCAAAGAAGAGCGAGAGCAGGGCGTTTGTTTTATTGATATTGGTGCTGGTACAACCAAAGTATGTGTGTATTACCAAGGCGTTTTGTTATTTACGCATTGTTTGGATATGGGCGGTCACGCCGTTACGCTAGATATTGCGTCTGAACTTGGCTTAAGCCCCCAAGATGCAGAAAGATTAAAAATACAGCACGGTGGCGTTGTTATTGAGCCAGCAGACCGTGCAACATTCATCACCTATAAAAAAAGTACAGGTGATGAAGTGACAATCAGCTTACACCGCTTAATGAGTATTATTGAAGCTAGATATCATCTAATCTTTGATGAGCTGGCTAAGGTCTTTGACGAACAAGGCTTATTTGCAATTTTTGGGTCAAATATTGTCTTGGCAGGTGAAGCAACAAAAGCAAAAGGGTTGTCTGGCTTTTTAGCGAAGAAATGGAGCGTTGCTGCTCGTAGAATTGAGCCAAACAAACAAGTAAGCGTAAGTGTCGGCGCTAAAGGGCTAAGCGATGAGCAGATTCTCTCGTTGCAAGAGCATCTTAAGAGTACGAAATTACATAGCGTTATCGGCTCATTGATGTATCAACAAAGTGAGCAGTTTATGCGTGATGATTCTGCTTCTTTGTATTATTTTGAAGAAAAAAATGGTGTTTTTGATAAGGTTGTACAAGGCTGGAAGTCCTTTACGCAGAATATCAAAAACTGGGTTTAG